ACGTTCTTCTAATTTCAACCCGTTATCGACCGCTTCTTTCATAAAATCTTTCACCAATTGTTTGTATTTCCGTAATTCTTCAACCGTTTGTGTTTCCGCTAACACTTTCCCCTGGTCATCGATATCATGCAATAATTGTTTTAAACGATCGACAAATTGATCACTACGACCTTTTTTCATTACTTCTGCAAAGGAAACACTAGATGTTGCTACTTCTTTCTTTTTTTCGACTTTATTTACACTCGCTCGTTCAATGCGACTAACTTCCATAATGGCACCACCTTTTCATAAAAAAAGGGGAGGCTGCTACGCCTCAACCCCTTTTTTTATTATTTTAATAATTGTAACACACCTTGTGGTAATTGGTTCGCTTGTGCAAGCATTGCTTGAGCAGATTGAACAAGGATATTGTTTTTCGTAAATGTTGTCATTTCAAGCGCCATATCTGCGTCACGAATACGAGATTCTGCAGATGTTAAGTTTTCACGTGTTACTTGCACGTTGTTAATCGTATGTTCCAAACGGTTTTGCGTTGCACCAAGTTTCGCACGGATAGAAGATACTTTTTCAATCGCTTGGTCTAATTGGTGGATAGCGTTATTCGCATCTTTTTGCGTTGTTACTTTTAAACTTTCGATGCCGAGACGAACCGTACTTAATTCCGCGACGTCAATCATTACGTTTTGGTTTGTATTTGGTCCGATTTGGAATGCTAAAGCGTTGTTTACAATGTTAAAGTTTGTATCACCCGCTGTAATGCTTGTTTCATATGTGAATCGTGCACCACCATGTTCAAATACACCGTTAGTAGTAGTTAATGTTTTTTGGAATACATCTGGTTGGTATGCTCCAGCAGCATCTTTTTTATTTAACTGAACTTTTGCTTCTGCTTCTAAACGTACTTTTACTGTGCCAGCAGAAGTAATTTTACTTGTGTCAATGGATAAACCTGCAATTATTTGTTTGTTTCCATCTAATTCAATAGATTTTGGTTCCTCAACAGGAATACCATCTGGACCAATCACTTCAATACGAGCGCTTTTTGTACCACCGTCATTCACAAAATTTCGTACATTGACAGTATAAAGTCCAAAAGCCATTGCATTCGCATCTGTTTTCACACTTGTTGCACCACTTACTGAAAATACAATATCCCCTTGTTGAAGACCTGCTGCTGGTTGTACCATCGTATCTTTAAAAACTACGCCTGAAATGTTAACTTGATAATCTCCTGATTTTAAATTTGGATCCACGATTTCAATATTATCTAATGCTTTAGAAGTATTTGTTGTTTGTACGTATGTTAAAATCGCACTTGTTCCATCTAATAATTTACGAGTATTGAATTCTGTTTTTTCTGCTACACTATCAATTTCTTTAATTAATTGATCAATTTCTTTTTGGATTTCTGCACGGTCTGAATCTGTGTTTGTGTCGTTGGCACCTTGGACTGCAAGTTCACGCATACGTTGTAACATCGCATGTACTTCTGTCATCGCACCCTCTGCTGTTTGCATTAATGATACACCATCTAATGCGTTTCGTTCTGCTACTTGTAATCCGCGGATTTGTGAACGCATTTTTTCTGAAATCGCAAGACCTGCTGCATCGTCTGATGCACGGTTAATGCGAAGACCAGAAGATAATTTTTCTAAGTTTTTTCCTACTTGAAATTGGTTATTTGATAAGTTACGGTAAGCATTTAGTGCTTGAATATTATGATTAATACGCATAAGTTTCAGTCCCCTTTATTTTTAATCTTCGTATGCTGACAAATTGTCATATGTAGACATATTGTGTGTTCTTGTATTTGCTTTTGTTTCTTTGTTTATCATCGCTTGATGCCACGCCTCACTAATCATCGAAATTAATTTATGAGCTTCTTTTACTTTTTCTGCATCTTTTTTTACATTTGCGTCAAATAAAAGATTATCGACATACATATACACCGATTCTAATTGGTCGGCGATAATACCAGCATCGTAATTAAGACCAGCACCTAATCGTTTTAAAATGTCGTTGCATTTTTTTAACGATTCATTTACTTCGACGTAGTCTTTTGTTTCGATTTTTCGGATGGCATTTTCTAAATGATCAAGCATTGCTTCGTATAATAAAGCGGTTATTTCTTGTGGCGTTTTTTGATACAACGCTTCTTCTGTTATTAATTCTGCCAAGCGAAACACCTCCGCTATTTTGTTCTACTTAATGTATCGGTTATTTCCGTTAAAGGTTTAATATTTTCGTTCAATTTCTTCTAAAAGAAGAAAAATTTCTGCCATTACATTATATAGTTGAGGTGGGATATTTTCCCCCAAGTCCATGTCAAGCAAGTTTTGTACGAGGGAAGAGTTTTCTTGAATAGGGATGTCATTTTTTTGAGCCATTGCGATTAGTTGACGAGCGATTTCCCCTGTTCCTTGTGCTACGACTGTTGGTGCTGCGTCGGTTCCTTCGTCATAACGAACAACTGCAGCGGACGGACCGTTCGTTGCCCGCCGCCTGCTTTGATTATACGATTTTGAAATCATCATATTGTGAAATCAAATCCTTTCTCCGTAAAGATTGGCATGGATGGTGGTGTGTTGGTTGTTTCTTGTTCCGTTGTTGGTGCTTTTTCTGTTGCAAGTTTCCTGAATTGAATAGAGCTCATGTTATAGCCAACTTCTTCTAATCGCTTCGTTGCTTTTTCTACGAGTGGCGACACCTTTTCCTCAAAATCAGGTAAATTATTTTTTAACGTAACCGATAATTGACGGTCTACTACATTCACAAGAACTCCCGTTTCTCCTAATTTGTTCGTATCTAGTAAAAAGTATAAACTGCAATTTTCCCAGTCTACTTTTTCTCCTTGGTTTTTCGAGTTTACATAAACTTGTAAGTTTTGTACGTTTTTGTTTAATAGTAGTGGCAAGCTGAAAAACAAATGTTGTGGCGTCGTGCCGTGATCAGATTTACTTAACAATTGTTGACCGGTTACATTATTTAATGCTTGTTCGGCTGCTTGTCGTACTTGTGTGTTTTCTTGTTGTTCTGCTAGTTGGAGCAACGCTTGTTTCATATTTTTAGATAAGTTCATGTCTTTCTCGGAAACGAGCATTTGCCCCACTTCACTATCATAATTTAACCCCATTGTCCGAACTTGTTCATACACACCACGAGCAGAATGTTCGAATGTAGCTTGCGTTCGCAACGTTTCTGTAAATGAACGAATTAATTGCTCTTGCGGTTTGTACATTTTAATAGCCTCTTCTTCTTGCATGACAAAATGCTGGATTCGCACGTCTTGCGGTTTAAATTGTAGACGTTCGAGCATACTTTTCACGTCACGAACAATCGTTTGAACCCCTTTTAAATCGCCTTTATCAAGTAATTTTTTCGCTTCCGCTAGTTGACTGCTTGCTTGAATGAGTTGCTTTTCTGTTTTCATATCCGTAAGCATCATCATATCGCTTTTTAAAATGGTCTGGTCGAGCGTTTTAATCGTTGATTCTAGCATTTGGCGAATTTGTGGGGCAGCATTTTTTTGAAATTGTTTCGTTAAAAAGTTGATGCTATCTAAATTTTTCATTAAATCGCGTTTCGTTTGTTTAAAGTCGATTGCTGCTTGTGCTAGTTTTTCCGTTACCCGCGTGACGACTAAATCTTTGGACGTAAAATGTTGGACCGATTGCATCCATTGTTGTTCTTCTTGTTGTTGCAGTAGTTGTTCAGCGGCATTTGATTCTACTGGTTTTTCCGCTTTCGTCATCATTTCTTGCACTGCTTCTTGGATTGCGTTACGTGCTTTCATTTCACGCCCTTTTTCTTTAAAACTAGTTGCTTCTTCTAGTTTTTCTTGCACCTTTTTGCTTAATTCAGGCATGTCTTTTTCGATATTTTGCACTTCTTTTAACACCGACTGAATCATTTTTTCAACGCTTGGTTCTTTTTGTAATTGTTTTTGTAATGTTTCTACTTGATCGGTCGTTAATCGTGGTGATGGATTTACTAGTTGTTTTGATTCCATTACCCGCGCTTGTTGCAAACCGTCTTGCAGTAGTTGTTTGCTTTCTGCTTGTTCTCCTTCTTCAAGCAGTTGTTTTACTTGTTGGACTGTTTCTTGTACTTTTGCTTTTACTTCTGGCGGCAATTCCGTACTCTCTGATACAGCATCGCTTATTTTTTGAATAGCGCGATCGACTGGTGTTGTTTTTGCCACTTGCTCTAGTTGTTGTACACCTTGCTGTGACTTTGGTGTATTTGCAACAGATTGGAGTACTTGTTGCAATTGCTCCTTTGCTTCCGGTATGCGTCCAACTTTGGCAAACGTTTCTGCTATCTGGACTGCTTGTTGTACTTTATCTGCTACTTCTTTCGATAATGTTGGATTCGTGGCTACTTGCTTCACTGTTTCGATTGCCTTTTGAACATTTGGCTCCCGATTTACTTGTTCTATTGTTGACGGAATGTCTACTTGCTTTGATGTTGGTGCGATTGTTTGTAATTGTTGTTGCAAATGAACCTTGGCTTCTGCATCGCGACCAGCTTTTACGAGCGCGTCGCTTTCTTTTAATGCTTGCGTTACTTTATACGCTATTTCTTTTGGGAGTTCTGGACGTTGCGCTAACTCTTGGCGTACTCGTTCCACCGCTTTTTGACCAGTTGATTCATTTGCTGCTATTTGCTTCAGCGTTTCTATTGTTTGGGCTGGGCTATTTTTTGTTGCTACTGTTTGCAATTGATTTTGCAATTGTGCTTTTGCTTCCGTTCCCCGGCCTAACTTCACAAATGTTTCCGCTGTTTGCACCGCTTGTTGCAATTTATCCGCTACTTCTTTCGGTAACGTTGGATTCGTGGCTACTTGTTTCACTGTTTCGATTGCTTTTTGAACATTTGGTTCGCGTGTTACTTGTTCTAATGTTGCCTGCATATCTACTTGTTTTGTTGGCATTGTTAATGCTTGAAGCTGTTTTTGTAAATGCGCTTTCGCTTCCGTATCTCGACCGATTTTTATGAGCACATCGCTTTCTTTTAACGCTTGCGTTATTTTATTCGCTATTTCTTTTGGGAGTTCTGGACGTTGCGCTAACTCTTGGCGTACTCGTTCTGCCGCTTTTTGACCAGTTGATTCATTGGCCGCTACTTGCTTCATCGTTTCTACTGCTTGAGCTGGTGATTCATTTTTTGCTAATTGGTTTGAAATATTTGTTAATTGATTTTCTAATCGCGTTTTGGCAGCTATCCCGCGTCCCATTCTCGTTAGTACATCTACCTCTTGGATTACTTTTTGCAATCGGTCTGCTATTTCTTTTGGTACGGTCGAATTGGACGCTACTTGTTTGGCTATTTCCATCGCTTTTTGAACGCTCGGTTCGCGACTAATTTGGTTTTTCGCTTGATCGATGATTATTTTAATATCTGCTTGTTTTAGTTGCTCGATAGACGCTTGCAATTGATTTTTCAAATGCGCCTTTGCTTCCGCTCCTTGACCTAACTTCACAAATGTTTCCGCTGTTTGGATCGCTTTTTGCAATTTATCTGTCACTTCTCGTGGCAATGTTTCGTTCGTTGCTACTTGTTTCACTGTTTTGATTGCTTTTTGAATAGTTGATTCGCGAGTGAACTGATCCAATATTTTGGCAAGATCTACTGATTTTGCTGACGTTACCATATCGAGTTGTTTTTGCAAATGGACTTTCGCTTCGTTATCATGGCCGATTTTTACAAGGGCTTCACTTTCTTTTAAAGCTTGATTTACTTTGGATTGAATCTCTTTTGGTAATTCTAATCGAGTGGACACTTCTTTTTGAACATGTTCAACCGCCTTTTGACCTGTCTCTGCTTTTTCCACTATTTGCTTTAATAGATGGACCGCTTTTTCAACTGATTGATGTGATGATATGAGTTGATTCAACTGATTCACAATGCGAGATTTCGCTTCTTGACCTCGGTTTACTTTTGCTAGTACTTCCGCTTCTTGTACTACTTTTTGTAATGGATTGGATATTTCTTTCGATAGTGTCGATTGGTTCGCTACTCGTTTCACCGTTTCAATCGCTTTTTGACTATTCGGCTCACGAATTACTTCTTGCTTCATTTGCCCAAGTACTTCTTGGGTCATTTTTTCTAACCCTTGTGTGATGAGCTGATGACTTTTTGCTACATGTCCGTCTTTATAAAGTTTAGCTGCTTGTTGTAACAGTTGTTCTGTTTTTTCCATTGATTTGACCGAAAAAGACGATTCTCTCATTTGTGTTGTCATTCGTTCGATTGCTTTCAAAAAATTCGGTTCTTTTGCAAATGTTTCTTTCATTTGTCCAATTTTCTCAAGTGAGTGTGTAGGTGGTTGTTGCACTGATTTTTCAAAATCACGAACTGCTTTTGTAAGCATTTCTTTCGCTTCAACAGTGCGACCGACTTGAATTTGTTTTTCTACTTTTTCAATAGATTCCTTCAATGATACAGTACCTTTTAATGATTCTATTTGTCCTATTATTTCTTTTAAATCTTTCACGTTTTCCCTCACATGAGGTTGGCTGCTCATTTCTTTGATTTGTCTTACAGTATCCATTGCTTTTATTTGTTTTAAAAGATAATCACGACTATTTTCCGGTAACGTTTCGGCTGTTTGAATCGCTCTTGCTAAAAATGCTCGTTCTTGTTTTGTCCATGATTCTGATTGAATAGCTTCTCGAATCATGTCCATCGCTTGTTCTTTCGTCGTTGTTTGCGCTACCTTTTGATGTAGCGCTTCTGTTTTTGTTCCTTGTGATTGATGGCTCATTTGTTCCCTAACACCATTTTTTATTTCGTGTTGATTTAACGTTAATGTCTTTTCAAGAGCTGCTACTACTATTTTCCGCGCCTTTGTTGGATTTTTCTCCGCTTCTTCAACTGCTACTTTTACTTGTCGTTGCACTTCTTCCGGCAAAGACTGTAACGCTTCTTTGACAATCGCTATTACTCTTTGCGGTTCTTTTTCTATTTTTTGTTTAAGAGTAGCGATTGGATTTTCCTTTGTCGTTTCTAATGGTACATTCAATGCTTTTGCTACATTTTGCAACGTTTTTTGTAATGGCTCACCAAAAAGTGCTTCATGGACCGCTTTTAAATGAGCACTTGTCGGTACTAATTGTTTAGTTGCTAATGCTTGAGCTGTTTGCAGTTTTTCTGCATCAGTTCCTTTTGCCTGTTTAAAAAATTGCTGTAAATCAGCCACCGTCTCTTTCGTTAACGGCACCCCTTGTTTGAAAAATGAATCGAGCGCTTGATTCACGTCTTTGTTCACATGCTTCACTTGAAAAGTAGTTTCAGCAATATTTTTTTGCGCGACAGGAACATTTGGTAAAGGCTTCATCACAGGCTTTCCATTCCGCTCACCAATCACTTCCACTGTCGCCTCTTCACCAGCCTTCAGAGCACCAGTCACTGCAATTTGAATCTCCTTACCACGCAACTGAACCGTTGCTTCACCCAACCGTGTCTCTTTCACCTTGACTTGATAAACCTCTCCCTTTTTCAACTCCACCGGGCGCTCCTTACCACGTCCCTGTGCCACAACAATCTGATCATTTTGAATCTGCATTATCGTACACCCCGTTCTCATATCGCTACCCATAATATCGGACAAAAAAGAAAGGAGTTTAACATTAAAAAGCGGACGAGGACTCTCTCAAGGACGACAAAAATAGATGGAGTAACGAATGAAACAATCTTTACTCATAGAACAATCCAACCGCTGACTCTATTCCTAACAATTCCCCAACAAAAAAAACAAAATTTTTCTACCTTTTTAAGAAATCAAGCTACCAAACTAAGACTAAATACTCATTTTCGTAAAAGTTGTGATATAATGATTAATACCGATATAGGTATTAATCATTATAGAACTGTACCTACACACTTTACTTGTAAAAGATGAGACTAGGAGATGGAGTAATGACCTTACGGAAAAAATTATTATTTAGCTTTTTATTAGTAAATGCTTGTTTACTAATCATTTCAGGAATAAGTATTGGTTCGCTTGTTAAAACAAATCGAGCGTATACGAATATTTTAGAAAATCAAGTAGATGTACTCATTCACATTAATACATTGGTAGAAATTGTATATGGGGAACAAAAAGCAGAACGCGGTTATTTTCTTTACGGGGATCAAAAATATAAAGATAATTTTATGAAACGAATAAAGGGATATGAAGAAACATCAAATTACATCTTAAAAATGTCTGACAATAAAGAAGTAAAAAATTTAGTAGAAGAATTAAATGAAATCCATCATACGTATCAATCTGATATCTCAGATTTAATCAGGGCTCAAGATACAAAAAGCATGGAACGAGAACAGTTATTAATGAATACAAAAGAAGCAAGTTCTATAGCGAATGAATTTTCAGAGAAAACCGATAAACTTTTACAATTACAAATGAAAATTGTAAAAGACGAGCGTGAAAAAGTGAAAAAGAGCTCCGGACAAACATTGCTCTTTATCATTATGATTAGCATGGTTGCCACAATCATCGGTATCGTCGTTGCCTTTATTACAAGTCGCAGTATTCGCCTACCTGTTAACGAATTACGTAAAAAGGCAGATCAAGCAGCAAGCGGCGATTTAACGGGAGATGATTTAAGATCCCATTCAAAAGATGAAATCGGTGCTTTAGTACAATCATTTAATCAAATGAAACAACATTTAAAAGTGGTATTAACGAATATTCAATCAATGGCTAAAAATCTTGAAGTCTCTTCAAACCAACTCGCTTTAAGTGGAGATGAAACGACGAAGGCAACAAATGAGATGACAGGAAAAGTACAAAAGATTGCTGAACACGCTACTCAATCTTCTCAAACAACGCAAGAAGCAGCAGTGGCAATGGAAGAAATGGCAGTTTCCGTTCAACATATTGCAGAAAACACATCGGAAATTGCTGACCTTTCAGCAGATACAGCTTTTGAATCAACTAACGGAAAAGAAGCGGTGAAATCAGCGATTAACCAAATAAAATCTATTCAAGATACGGTAGGTAAACTAGCGCAAGTGATTACCCAATTAAATGAGCGCTCATCACAAATTAGTGAAATTACAGAAGTAATTTCAGCGATTTCTGCTCAAACGAATCTTTTATCATTAAATGCAGCCATTGAAGCCGCTCGTGCTGGGGAACACGGAAAAGGTTTTGCAGTTGTGGCGGATGAAATTCGTAAACTAGCGGATCAATCGAGTCGTTCAACAGAAGAAATCGCCCAACTTATTTTAGAAATACAAAATGATACCACTCATGCGGTAAAAGCAATGGAGCAAGGAACAGAAGAAGTTGCAAAAGGGGTACGTGTTGTTGAAGGTGCAGGACAATCGTTTACAAATATTAATGAATTGATCCAAAAAGTAGCGGGGCAAATTGAAGTTGTCTCCTCCTCTTCAGAAGAATTATCAGCAAGTGTGGAAGAAGTGACCGCTTCTATCCAAAATGTTGCGGAACAATCAAATGAAACCAACCTTTCTACTCAAAATATCGCTGCTGGAAGTGAAGTATTACTAGCAACGATGGAAGAAGTCGAAATGCGTATTAAAGAAGTCCATAACATTGTTCATGAAATGAACAATGTGGCGACACAATTTAAATTATAAAGAAATCTTTCATCAGTGGGGCTTTGACTTCTCGTTAATGAGAGCTAAAAACAATGCTAAATAGGTAAAGAAGGCCTAGAAAAATAAGTATTTTTCTAGGCCTTTATCTATGTTAAAAATGGCTTATTTAATAAATGCATCGTATCCTTTTATTTTTAATTCTTTCACTAAATTTTCAGCGTTCGTTTTTTGTTTAAAAGCACCAATTTGAACGGTGTATATTTTTGAGCTTATCTTTTCTTGAGATATGTGTGATGGTAGGTAGTGACGTGCAAGAACTTGTACGACAGCTTCTGCTAATGTTAAACGGTAATCTTTGTTTTTTAAGCGGGCGAAATCTCGAACGTTGTCTAAAAAGCCGTATTCTACAATGACGGTTTCGACTTTTCCTGTGTCGCGGTGCATGAAGTAATAGTCATATCCATTTTGTCCTTTTTTCGAAAAGGCACGACGCAACGGTTGACCAGCCTTGTGAATAGCTTCTGCACATTCTTTTGCCAGTGTATCGCGACTAAAAATCGAATGGATTGTTTCTACTCCTTCTCCGCCCCCAGCATTAAAATGATTGCTAATGCAATAAAGGGCACCACTTTTTTTTACAAATGCTGCTCGTTCTTTCGGTGATAATGTATCGTCTTGATGACGTGTTAACCGGACTGGCACTCCTAATTCTTTTAATCGGTTAAATTGATAGAGTGATATTTCTAACACCCAGTCTTTCTCCTGAATCCCATTCGCAACGGCACCCGCATCTACTCCTCCATGGCCTGGATCAATAACAATCATAAGGGCCATCCTTTATTTGGTTGAAAGGCAGACTGCGAAAATTGGGCAATACATTGTGCTGTTCTTCGTAGTTGTGAATCCATAATATGATACGATACTGGAACAATCGTGGATGTACTATTTAAAAAAAGAACTTTTGTACTCGGCAATTTCTCCACCATTAAGGGTTCAATGTGGATAATTTTACGATAATTAAACCATGTGCAATTCATTGATTTTGTTGCGCTTGTTGGAAACATATAAATACCAGCAATCGGACAAATCGGAATTGGCACTTTATGTTTTGCTCCAATGCGATGGATGACTGATTTTCTTCGTCCCTCTAACGACGAACCACCGTCTAAACAAGCTTGTTCTAAAATAGATTCAATCGATTCTTGGACATAAAATGTTCCGTCTGTTTCCATGACTAATGTCTGTGCTCTCTCATGCTTTGCTGGAATTAATGCCATCGTTTTCTCATTCAATTGATACTCCATTAATATTTCAGTCATCATGAAACCTCCCTATTTTTGATCGTACATTCTGCAATTTTTTCTGGTAACTCTATGACAGAACCATTCAGAGCTTCCAGTTTTGTTTCTATACGATATAACAAATAAAGTGTCACAACTGCTGGAAATCCAACTTCTTGAATAAACGATAACCAAACTTCCATATCAGACTCCTTTCTTGTTATTCATGAGAAAATGAGGGGAACACACACTTCCCCCCCACTCCCTAGTCATTATGGTGTAACAGTAATTTCAACTACAGACCGGTCGATGATTTGGGCACCTTTTTTTGCTTTTAAAAAGCCTGTCGTTGTCGTAATGAACTTTTCTGCGATGATTGTGTCCATTACTTGGTTCACCAGTGCTTCATTGACTGGCTCTACTGGTGCATCAATCGACAATGTAAACGTTTTGTCTTGGTCTGTCATAAATTGAAGTGCTAATGTTTTCTTTTGCATCGGCTATCCCTCCTTATTCTTGGATTAAGTTTGTCTCCACACGCTCAATGCGCTCTAATGGAAACTTTTGCAACGACGCGATTAAGCGTCCAATTCGATTACATTGTTCTGCTGTAGCGTCTAAATGAAGTCCTGTAATCACCTTCGAAGCGAGCATCATTTCACCTTTTGCATTCACTCCCTTTTGCAGAACTAGACGTAACTGAGTATTCATTTTGCTTTCAACTGCCATTGCGTTTCACCCCCTTCACCCTTTATGTAGAAAAAATAATAAAAAAGGGGGCATCTCGAAAACAACTTTCTGTTTTCTACTAATATTGTAAATCCCAACCAAAAGTATGACAATAGATACTATTCAAAATTTACGAAATATTTACATTATTTTATATATTAAAACAAAATATGTATGAAATTTGTGAAAAAATGCCCTTTTTTCGAAATTTGAAGGAATAAAACGTTCCAATATTCATTTTTGGCCATATGACAAACTACACAAGCCTTCGTATAGTAAAAGTACCGCGGAATTCTAGTAGCGTACGTACGCTTGCAAGGAGAAATCATGTCATTTGATCAGTTACTTTTTCAATATGAGCCGTTAATTTATCGCGTGATGAACACATTACACGTCTACCGCAATAAAGAAGAGTACTACCAGGTAGGATTGATTGCATTATGGGAAGCGGAACGTTCTTTTTCAGAAGAAAAAGGTGCTTTTTTGCCGTATGCATACACGGTAATTCGAGGTCGCATGCTGGATTATTTAAAGAAACAAAAGAAATATGAATCCGAAACACCGACAACGTTTGAAGAACAACTAGAAGGATCTTATGAAATGAACACATTTGATACGTTACAGGAATATGTCGATTTATTAACACCCAAACAGCAAAAGTGGCTCGTTTATACATTTGAACGAGATTATTCTTTAAAACAAATTGCAGAACTAGAACAAACAACGGTAGAAGCAGTGAAATCGTGGCGGAAACAAGCACTCAAAAAGATTCGGAGTTATTGTATAATGGAAAGAGACGCAGTTAGGAGTTGAACGATGGATTTTCAAATTCAAACGTATCCGACCTTTTCCTGGTCGTTATCACGACACAAAACATTAATGAACTGTCCGCGGCAATATGCCTTTCATTACTATGTATCCCATAACGGTTGGTTAAATAATGCTACTCCGTTAGCAAAGCATGCCTATCGGTTAAAAAAGTTAACGACGTTGCCCCTTTTATTTGGGAGCGCCACACATGGATTTATTGAACGATCGTTAAAAGATTATATGGACGGTAGGCCGATTCCAAGCGCCGAACGATTTAATCAAATGATTCGAAAAAATTTAAATAATGCGTTTAAAATATCGACACAAATGCCACAGTTATGGCAAGAACGGCCAAGTAAATATCCAATGCTCCATGAAATTTACTATGACGGTGCCATTTCACCAGATGCAATTGCAGAAATGAATGAACGGATTGATGGATGTACAACTCACTTTTATAAAAGTAAGTCGTATGAGACCTTAACCGATTCATCTACACACATTGTCCAAGTGGAACGTTTTGACCGGATGTTCATCGAAGAATTGCCAATCTACGTAAGCCTAGATGTCTTATATAAGGATCATAATGGTACATGGTATATCGTGGACTGGAAAACCGGATATGAATACGAAGACGACCCGTTACAGTTAGCATTATACGCCCTATTTGTCATGGATAAGTATACGCTTGCTTCTTTAGATAATTTGGTGATACGTAATGAATATTTGTTTTTAGGGAAAACGAAAGAATATACGTTATCGAATGATTTGTTGCATCGCATCGACTACACAATGAAAGCAAGCATCGAAGAAATGAAAAAATATTTAGTGGATGTCGAACAAAATCAGCCTGTCGATTTAACCGACTTCCCTGCTTATCCAGAACCGAAAAAATGTCAACGTTGTCCGTTTCAAGAATTATGTCAACATCGAGCAAATTAAAAAAATTGTCGAACTTTTTGATCGTTTGCTTGATTTATCAGAATTTTAATAGATAATAAACAAAGAGAGATTGAAATACGCGTATTATAAGGAGTTTTTCATGTCTAAAATTAAAATTGTTACAGACTCAACGGTAGATTTAGATAAACAGCTTTTAGAAGAATTAGAAATTGAAATGATTCCATTATCGATTACGTTTAATGGAAAATCTTATTTAGACCACGTCGATTATACGTC
The genomic region above belongs to Massilibacterium senegalense and contains:
- a CDS encoding YaaR family protein, whose product is MEVSRIERASVNKVEKKKEVATSSVSFAEVMKKGRSDQFVDRLKQLLHDIDDQGKVLAETQTVEELRKYKQLVKDFMKEAVDNGLKLEERRGFNRRGRTKVYKIVKQVDQKLLELTDTVLKEQEKGLKILDLVGEIKGLLVNVYA
- a CDS encoding competence protein ComK, coding for MTEILMEYQLNEKTMALIPAKHERAQTLVMETDGTFYVQESIESILEQACLDGGSSLEGRRKSVIHRIGAKHKVPIPICPIAGIYMFPTSATKSMNCTWFNYRKIIHIEPLMVEKLPSTKVLFLNSTSTIVPVSYHIMDSQLRRTAQCIAQFSQSAFQPNKGWPL
- a CDS encoding EscU/YscU/HrcU family type III secretion system export apparatus switch protein; this encodes MMISKSYNQSRRRATNGPSAAVVRYDEGTDAAPTVVAQGTGEIARQLIAMAQKNDIPIQENSSLVQNLLDMDLGENIPPQLYNVMAEIFLLLEEIERKY
- a CDS encoding methyl-accepting chemotaxis protein, yielding MTLRKKLLFSFLLVNACLLIISGISIGSLVKTNRAYTNILENQVDVLIHINTLVEIVYGEQKAERGYFLYGDQKYKDNFMKRIKGYEETSNYILKMSDNKEVKNLVEELNEIHHTYQSDISDLIRAQDTKSMEREQLLMNTKEASSIANEFSEKTDKLLQLQMKIVKDEREKVKKSSGQTLLFIIMISMVATIIGIVVAFITSRSIRLPVNELRKKADQAASGDLTGDDLRSHSKDEIGALVQSFNQMKQHLKVVLTNIQSMAKNLEVSSNQLALSGDETTKATNEMTGKVQKIAEHATQSSQTTQEAAVAMEEMAVSVQHIAENTSEIADLSADTAFESTNGKEAVKSAINQIKSIQDTVGKLAQVITQLNERSSQISEITEVISAISAQTNLLSLNAAIEAARAGEHGKGFAVVADEIRKLADQSSRSTEEIAQLILEIQNDTTHAVKAMEQGTEEVAKGVRVVEGAGQSFTNINELIQKVAGQIEVVSSSSEELSASVEEVTASIQNVAEQSNETNLSTQNIAAGSEVLLATMEEVEMRIKEVHNIVHEMNNVATQFKL
- a CDS encoding YvrJ family protein, with amino-acid sequence MEVWLSFIQEVGFPAVVTLYLLYRIETKLEALNGSVIELPEKIAECTIKNREVS
- a CDS encoding DUF2922 domain-containing protein, whose amino-acid sequence is MQKKTLALQFMTDQDKTFTLSIDAPVEPVNEALVNQVMDTIIAEKFITTTTGFLKAKKGAQIIDRSVVEITVTP
- a CDS encoding N-acetylmuramoyl-L-alanine amidase, giving the protein MIVIDPGHGGVDAGAVANGIQEKDWVLEISLYQFNRLKELGVPVRLTRHQDDTLSPKERAAFVKKSGALYCISNHFNAGGGEGVETIHSIFSRDTLAKECAEAIHKAGQPLRRAFSKKGQNGYDYYFMHRDTGKVETVIVEYGFLDNVRDFARLKNKDYRLTLAEAVVQVLARHYLPSHISQEKISSKIYTVQIGAFKQKTNAENLVKELKIKGYDAFIK
- the fliS gene encoding flagellar export chaperone FliS yields the protein MFRLAELITEEALYQKTPQEITALLYEAMLDHLENAIRKIETKDYVEVNESLKKCNDILKRLGAGLNYDAGIIADQLESVYMYVDNLLFDANVKKDAEKVKEAHKLISMISEAWHQAMINKETKANTRTHNMSTYDNLSAYED
- a CDS encoding flagellin N-terminal helical domain-containing protein, whose protein sequence is MRINHNIQALNAYRNLSNNQFQVGKNLEKLSSGLRINRASDDAAGLAISEKMRSQIRGLQVAERNALDGVSLMQTAEGAMTEVHAMLQRMRELAVQGANDTNTDSDRAEIQKEIDQLIKEIDSVAEKTEFNTRKLLDGTSAILTYVQTTNTSKALDNIEIVDPNLKSGDYQVNISGVVFKDTMVQPAAGLQQGDIVFSVSGATSVKTDANAMAFGLYTVNVRNFVNDGGTKSARIEVIGPDGIPVEEPKSIELDGNKQIIAGLSIDTSKITSAGTVKVRLEAEAKVQLNKKDAAGAYQPDVFQKTLTTTNGVFEHGGARFTYETSITAGDTNFNIVNNALAFQIGPNTNQNVMIDVAELSTVRLGIESLKVTTQKDANNAIHQLDQAIEKVSSIRAKLGATQNRLEHTINNVQVTRENLTSAESRIRDADMALEMTTFTKNNILVQSAQAMLAQANQLPQGVLQLLK